In one window of Janthinobacterium sp. 1_2014MBL_MicDiv DNA:
- a CDS encoding RNA pyrophosphohydrolase, protein MLDREGFRPNVGIILLNAQNEVWWGKRVREHSWQFPQGGIKYGETPEQAMFRELEEEIGLRQEHVKIVGRTRDWLRYEVPDHFIKREIRGHYRGQKQIWFLLRMCARDNDVNLRLTDHPEFDAWRWHEYWVPLDVVIEFKRDVYQRALQELSRFLTWPVHGNAQQAHRHTSRYLRQPHAPRAQDGAALAKPCDGAAAEGRTPELILPGKE, encoded by the coding sequence ATGCTCGACCGTGAAGGGTTTCGGCCCAACGTCGGCATCATCCTGCTAAACGCCCAGAACGAGGTGTGGTGGGGCAAGCGGGTGCGCGAGCACTCATGGCAGTTTCCGCAAGGCGGTATCAAATATGGCGAAACTCCGGAACAAGCCATGTTTCGCGAACTTGAAGAGGAAATCGGACTCAGACAGGAACACGTCAAAATTGTCGGCCGCACCCGCGACTGGCTGCGCTATGAAGTGCCAGACCACTTCATCAAGCGCGAGATTCGCGGCCACTACCGTGGCCAGAAGCAGATTTGGTTTCTGCTGAGAATGTGCGCGCGCGACAACGACGTCAATCTGCGCCTGACCGACCATCCCGAGTTCGACGCCTGGCGCTGGCATGAGTACTGGGTCCCGCTCGATGTCGTGATTGAATTTAAACGCGATGTGTACCAGCGCGCCTTGCAGGAGCTGTCCCGCTTCCTGACCTGGCCCGTGCATGGCAACGCGCAGCAAGCGCACCGCCATACCTCGCGCTACCTGCGCCAGCCGCATGCGCCGCGGGCGCAGGACGGTGCCGCGCTGGCCAAGCCTTGCGACGGCGCTGCCGCCGAAGGGCGCACGCCCGAGCTGATTTTGCCGGGCAAGGAGTAG
- a CDS encoding proline--tRNA ligase, which translates to MRASRFFISTLKDAPSDAEIVSHQLMMRAGMIKRLGSGIYTYMPMGLRVIRKVEAIIRDEMNKAAGIELLMPLVQPAELWQETGRWTKMGDELMRVKDRHGREYAIQPTSEEVITDVVRTEIKSYRQLPLNFYHIQTKFRDERRPRFGLMRGREFTMKDAYSFDRDLAGMQASYKVMFDAYTSIFTRFGLQFRAVAADNGAIGGSGSHEFHVIAHTGEDALVYCPTSDYAANMEAAEALPPAGERAAATQALTKTATPDTVKCETVATLLGLDLSQTVKTIALTVETTGKDEKVTKQFFMLLLRGDHELNEIKVGKVAGLAGHRFSTEAEILEVYGTIPGYLGPIGTKAPVTVVADRTVAHMGDFVCGANEAGFHYTGANWGRDMAEPAIVADLRNVVAGDASPDGQGLLAIERGIEVGHVFQLGTAYSESMKATFLDENGKPAPLQMGCYGIGVTRILGAAIEQNFDDKGIIWPASIAPFEVVLCPMGMDRSELVKEETEKLYAALQGAGVDVIVDDRGLRPGAMFADWELIGVPHRIVIGERGLKEGKLEYQGRRDAEATGVAPDEIVAFIQGKMAQ; encoded by the coding sequence ATGCGCGCCTCCCGTTTTTTTATTTCCACACTTAAAGATGCACCTTCTGACGCGGAAATCGTCAGCCACCAATTGATGATGCGTGCAGGCATGATCAAACGCCTCGGTTCCGGCATCTATACCTACATGCCGATGGGCTTGCGCGTGATCCGCAAGGTGGAAGCCATCATCCGTGACGAGATGAACAAGGCCGCCGGCATCGAACTGCTGATGCCGCTCGTGCAGCCTGCCGAACTGTGGCAGGAGACGGGCCGCTGGACCAAGATGGGCGATGAACTGATGCGCGTGAAAGACCGCCATGGCCGCGAATACGCGATCCAGCCGACATCGGAAGAGGTCATCACGGACGTCGTGCGCACGGAAATCAAGTCCTATCGCCAGCTGCCGTTGAATTTTTACCATATCCAGACCAAGTTCCGCGACGAGCGCCGCCCACGCTTCGGCCTGATGCGCGGCCGCGAATTCACCATGAAGGACGCGTACTCGTTCGACCGCGACCTGGCCGGCATGCAAGCGTCGTACAAGGTCATGTTTGATGCCTACACCAGTATCTTCACCCGTTTCGGCCTGCAATTCCGCGCCGTGGCAGCCGACAACGGCGCCATCGGTGGTTCCGGTTCGCATGAATTCCACGTCATCGCCCACACGGGCGAGGACGCGCTCGTGTACTGCCCGACGTCCGACTACGCCGCCAACATGGAAGCGGCCGAAGCGCTGCCGCCGGCTGGCGAGCGCGCCGCCGCTACCCAGGCCTTGACCAAGACGGCCACGCCGGACACCGTCAAGTGCGAAACCGTGGCCACCCTGCTGGGCCTGGATCTGTCGCAGACCGTGAAAACCATCGCCCTGACGGTGGAAACGACGGGCAAGGACGAGAAAGTCACGAAACAGTTCTTCATGCTGCTGCTGCGCGGCGACCATGAGTTGAACGAGATCAAGGTAGGCAAGGTTGCCGGCCTGGCCGGCCACCGTTTCTCGACGGAAGCAGAAATCCTGGAAGTCTACGGCACGATTCCCGGCTACCTGGGCCCGATCGGCACCAAGGCACCGGTCACCGTGGTGGCGGACCGCACGGTTGCCCATATGGGCGATTTCGTCTGCGGCGCGAATGAGGCCGGTTTCCACTACACGGGCGCCAACTGGGGCCGCGACATGGCCGAGCCTGCCATCGTGGCCGATTTGCGCAATGTCGTCGCCGGCGACGCGTCGCCGGACGGCCAGGGCCTGCTGGCCATCGAGCGCGGCATCGAAGTGGGTCACGTGTTCCAGCTGGGGACGGCGTACTCGGAAAGCATGAAAGCCACCTTCCTCGACGAGAACGGCAAACCGGCGCCGCTGCAGATGGGTTGCTACGGCATCGGCGTGACGCGCATCCTGGGCGCCGCCATCGAACAGAACTTCGACGACAAGGGCATCATCTGGCCTGCGTCGATCGCGCCATTCGAGGTCGTGCTGTGCCCGATGGGCATGGACCGCAGCGAACTGGTCAAGGAAGAGACGGAGAAGCTGTACGCGGCCCTGCAAGGCGCCGGCGTCGATGTCATCGTCGATGACCGCGGCTTGCGCCCAGGCGCCATGTTTGCCGACTGGGAACTGATTGGCGTGCCGCACCGCATCGTCATCGGCGAGCGGGGCTTGAAAGAAGGCAAGCTGGAATACCAGGGCCGCCGCGACGCGGAAGCGACCGGCGTGGCACCGGACGAGATCGTTGCCTTCATCCAGGGCAAAATGGCGCAGTGA
- a CDS encoding lytic transglycosylase domain-containing protein yields MAGALALAACLACAFPAQAGNQKEEALADSVRLALSHAIRDERPPQPKFSTPAELQRYQQWLAQMSQRLQRKLPDAQLRTEFLETVWYEARRAGLEPALVLGLIQVESAYRKYAVSLAGARGYMQVMPFWTGVIGDSDRSKLFHMQTNLRYGCAILRMYLDMEKGDLYLALGRYNGSRGRAEYPNAVLAAWKLWEFKPAA; encoded by the coding sequence GTGGCCGGCGCCCTCGCGCTGGCCGCCTGCCTGGCCTGCGCTTTCCCGGCGCAGGCCGGCAACCAGAAGGAAGAGGCGCTGGCCGACTCCGTCCGCCTGGCGCTGTCGCATGCGATCCGCGACGAACGCCCGCCGCAACCCAAATTTTCCACCCCCGCCGAGTTGCAGCGCTACCAGCAATGGCTGGCGCAGATGTCGCAACGCCTGCAGCGCAAGCTGCCGGACGCGCAGTTGCGCACGGAATTCCTGGAAACAGTATGGTATGAAGCGCGCCGCGCCGGCCTGGAACCGGCCCTGGTGCTGGGCCTGATCCAGGTCGAGTCGGCCTACCGCAAATATGCCGTCTCGCTGGCCGGCGCGCGCGGCTACATGCAGGTGATGCCGTTCTGGACGGGCGTCATCGGCGACAGCGACCGCAGCAAGCTGTTCCACATGCAGACGAATCTGCGCTATGGCTGCGCGATTTTGCGCATGTACCTGGACATGGAAAAGGGCGACCTGTACCTGGCCCTGGGCCGCTACAACGGCAGCCGGGGACGCGCCGAGTACCCGAATGCCGTGCTGGCCGCGTGGAAATTGTGGGAATTCAAGCCTGCCGCCTGA
- a CDS encoding SWIB/MDM2 domain-containing protein: protein MATAKKTPVAAPAKAAAAKPAAAKKAAPAAKAAAKPAAAKKAAAPATPRKPNAAFMKAMTPSKELAAVVGAAPLPRTEVTKKVWDYIKKLDLQDPANRRMINADDKLKAVFGGKAQVSMFEMTKLISDHLK, encoded by the coding sequence ATGGCAACAGCCAAAAAAACCCCAGTAGCAGCGCCAGCCAAAGCAGCAGCAGCCAAGCCTGCAGCCGCCAAGAAAGCAGCACCCGCAGCCAAGGCAGCAGCTAAACCAGCAGCGGCGAAGAAAGCGGCAGCACCGGCAACACCACGCAAGCCAAACGCAGCATTCATGAAAGCAATGACGCCATCGAAAGAACTGGCCGCCGTTGTTGGCGCAGCACCACTGCCGCGCACGGAAGTGACCAAAAAGGTATGGGATTACATCAAAAAACTCGATCTGCAAGATCCGGCCAACCGCCGCATGATCAATGCGGACGACAAGCTGAAAGCCGTTTTCGGCGGCAAAGCCCAAGTCTCCATGTTTGAAATGACGAAACTGATCTCCGATCATTTGAAATGA
- the ffh gene encoding signal recognition particle protein — MLDNLTQRLAKVVKTMRGEARLTEANTADMLREVRLALLEADVALPAVREFIAKVKEKAMGEDVISSLTPGQALVGVVQRELAALMGADLGPEASQISFAQQPPAIILMAGLQGVGKTTTVGKLAKYLKEEKKKKVLTVSADVYRPAAIAQLQSVTAQVGADFFPSTSTDKPVDIALAALDWAKKHYHDVLIIDTAGRLGIDEEMMREIAAVHGAVKPIETLFVVDAMLGQDAINTAKAFNDALPLTGIVLTKLDGDARGGAALSVRHITGKPIKFAGVSEKLDGLEAFDPTRMANRILGMGDILALVEEARKGVDSKAAADLAQKIKVGGKFDMNDFKAQLGQMKKMGGMANLMDKLPAQFQQAAGGKNMDQADKQVRRMCGIIDSMTPQERAKPELIKATRKRRIAAGAGVQVQEVNRMLTQFEQMQTMMKKLSGGGMMKMMRSMKGMMPGMR, encoded by the coding sequence ATGCTAGATAATCTCACCCAACGGCTTGCCAAAGTCGTCAAGACCATGCGCGGCGAGGCGCGCCTGACCGAAGCGAATACCGCCGACATGCTGCGCGAAGTGCGCCTGGCGCTGCTCGAAGCCGACGTCGCCCTGCCCGCCGTGCGCGAATTCATCGCCAAAGTCAAAGAAAAAGCCATGGGCGAGGATGTCATTTCCTCGCTGACGCCAGGCCAGGCCCTCGTGGGCGTGGTGCAGCGCGAACTGGCAGCCCTGATGGGCGCCGACCTGGGCCCGGAAGCGTCGCAGATCAGCTTTGCCCAGCAGCCGCCCGCCATCATCCTGATGGCCGGTCTGCAGGGTGTGGGCAAGACCACCACCGTCGGCAAGCTGGCGAAATACCTGAAGGAAGAAAAGAAAAAGAAAGTGCTGACCGTCTCGGCCGACGTGTATCGCCCTGCCGCGATCGCCCAGCTGCAATCGGTCACCGCCCAGGTGGGCGCCGACTTCTTCCCGTCGACCAGCACGGACAAGCCGGTCGATATCGCGCTGGCCGCGCTGGACTGGGCGAAAAAGCATTACCACGACGTGCTGATCATCGATACGGCGGGCCGTCTCGGTATCGACGAAGAGATGATGCGCGAAATCGCCGCCGTCCACGGCGCCGTGAAGCCGATCGAGACCCTGTTTGTCGTCGACGCCATGCTGGGCCAGGACGCCATCAACACGGCCAAGGCCTTCAACGATGCGCTGCCGCTGACCGGCATCGTGCTGACCAAGCTCGATGGCGATGCGCGCGGTGGCGCGGCCCTGTCGGTGCGCCACATCACGGGCAAGCCGATCAAGTTTGCCGGTGTCTCGGAAAAACTCGACGGCCTGGAAGCGTTCGACCCGACCCGCATGGCCAACCGCATCCTCGGCATGGGCGACATCCTCGCGCTGGTGGAAGAGGCGCGCAAGGGCGTCGACAGCAAGGCGGCGGCGGACCTGGCGCAAAAGATCAAGGTAGGTGGCAAGTTCGACATGAACGACTTCAAGGCGCAGCTGGGCCAGATGAAGAAAATGGGCGGCATGGCCAACCTGATGGACAAGCTGCCGGCCCAGTTCCAGCAGGCGGCCGGCGGCAAGAACATGGACCAGGCCGACAAACAGGTGCGCCGCATGTGCGGCATCATCGATTCGATGACGCCGCAGGAGCGCGCCAAGCCTGAATTGATCAAGGCCACGCGCAAGCGCCGCATCGCCGCCGGCGCCGGCGTGCAGGTGCAGGAAGTGAACCGCATGCTGACGCAATTCGAGCAAATGCAGACGATGATGAAAAAATTGTCGGGCGGCGGCATGATGAAGATGATGCGCTCCATGAAGGGCATGATGCCTGGGATGAGATAA
- a CDS encoding sigma-70 family RNA polymerase sigma factor, with product MSAADFAQQQDLHALYSSHHGWLQGWLRHKLGNAGEAADLAQDTFISVLANGMAPQIREARPFLATIARRLVAHRYRRQVLEDAYLEALACLPPEAAPAPEARLLALEVLQEIDTALDGLPAPVRTAFLLAQLEGLSYAEIAARLNVSASSVKQYLTRANRQVFFSLPA from the coding sequence ATGTCGGCCGCCGATTTTGCCCAGCAACAAGACCTGCACGCGCTCTACAGCAGCCATCACGGCTGGCTGCAGGGCTGGCTGCGGCATAAGCTGGGCAATGCGGGCGAGGCGGCCGACCTGGCGCAAGACACCTTCATCAGCGTGCTTGCCAACGGCATGGCGCCGCAAATCCGCGAGGCGCGCCCTTTTCTCGCCACCATCGCGCGGCGCCTGGTGGCGCACCGCTACCGCCGCCAGGTGCTGGAAGACGCCTACCTGGAGGCGCTGGCCTGCTTGCCGCCCGAGGCGGCGCCCGCGCCGGAAGCGCGCCTGCTGGCGCTCGAAGTCTTGCAGGAAATCGACACGGCCCTCGACGGCTTGCCCGCTCCCGTGCGCACGGCTTTCCTGCTGGCGCAGCTGGAAGGCCTCAGCTATGCCGAGATCGCCGCGCGCCTGAACGTGTCGGCCAGCTCGGTGAAGCAGTATCTGACGCGCGCCAACCGCCAGGTGTTTTTCTCCCTGCCGGCATGA
- a CDS encoding FecR domain-containing protein — MSTAGEAAAPAAISEDVQLQAAEWLTLLMSGDVGEAERAAWQRWRRAAPEHEQAWQHIEAVAQRLQGVYRDSAQRTAAAQALASAGPPASGKRRQLLVWLGVATGGGLLAAQTGAWDGVRALRADYRTATGERREVALADGSVLSLNTESAVNVRFDGSRRLIELLAGEILVVSGRGAGSDAPLEVATREGLVRALGTRFSVRQQDGYSTVDVFESAVEIRPRDGDGAPLLLAAGRGVTFSRHAPDAPHAVDAYADAWLRGQMIVDDVTLGDFLAELARYRPGVIHCAPEVAQLRLSGVFPLADTQRILHMLPNSLPVQVRSRTAYWVTVEPAP, encoded by the coding sequence ATGAGCACGGCGGGCGAAGCGGCGGCCCCGGCGGCCATCAGCGAGGACGTGCAGCTGCAGGCGGCCGAATGGCTGACGCTGCTGATGTCGGGCGATGTGGGCGAGGCGGAGCGGGCCGCCTGGCAGCGCTGGCGCCGCGCCGCGCCGGAACATGAACAGGCCTGGCAGCATATCGAGGCCGTCGCGCAGCGCCTGCAAGGCGTGTACCGCGACAGTGCGCAGCGCACGGCGGCCGCGCAGGCGCTGGCCAGCGCCGGCCCGCCCGCCAGCGGCAAGCGGCGCCAGCTGCTCGTCTGGCTGGGCGTGGCGACCGGTGGCGGCTTGCTGGCCGCGCAGACGGGCGCCTGGGATGGCGTGCGCGCCCTGCGCGCCGACTACCGCACGGCCACGGGCGAGCGGCGCGAAGTGGCGCTGGCCGATGGCAGCGTGCTCAGCTTGAATACGGAGTCGGCCGTGAATGTGCGCTTCGACGGCAGCCGCCGCCTGATCGAGCTGCTGGCCGGCGAAATCCTCGTCGTCAGCGGCCGGGGCGCCGGCAGCGACGCGCCGCTGGAAGTGGCCACGCGCGAAGGCCTGGTGCGCGCGCTGGGCACGCGCTTTTCCGTGCGCCAGCAGGATGGCTACAGCACGGTCGATGTCTTTGAAAGCGCCGTCGAGATTCGTCCGCGCGACGGCGACGGCGCACCGTTGCTGCTGGCGGCCGGGCGCGGCGTGACGTTTTCCCGTCACGCACCCGACGCGCCGCATGCCGTCGATGCGTATGCGGACGCCTGGTTGCGCGGGCAGATGATCGTCGATGACGTGACCCTGGGCGATTTCCTGGCCGAGCTGGCCCGCTATCGCCCCGGCGTGATCCATTGCGCGCCGGAAGTCGCCCAGCTGCGCCTGTCGGGCGTGTTCCCGCTGGCCGACACCCAGCGCATCCTGCACATGCTGCCCAACTCGCTGCCGGTGCAGGTGCGCAGCCGCACGGCGTACTGGGTGACGGTCGAACCCGCGCCATAG
- a CDS encoding TonB-dependent siderophore receptor → MPHALQIAISTPRLSALRPLAQAAATLCLAASLPALAQQAAPEQTMGGVSVTAGRDAATEGSGSYTTGVSNTATRLNMSLRETPQSVSVLTRQQIDDLGITTLDDAVQSITGLVMQKGNFTGDSGSFSARGFPVENILFDGLPTSLGANGTFNGDNDDLAIYDRIEVVRGATGLTTGSGTPSAAINLVRKRPTATPQASFSASVGSWSNYRLEADAANALNEAKTLRGRVVVTVQDKQDYVDVLHGHNHQLYGVIEADLRPDTTLTLGAHYRKTDNDGVVTGVVTAADGSFLQLPRSTYLGTDFDDWRQTDKTLFAELEHRFGNGWKARLAATRKTPEIDTTFSGINRRGDTLRFNSQSYRAELANTSYEAYASGSYSLFGRQHELTVGASHRRSSKNSYGGWAPYSWGAAAPVIDPFNWDTGSVPRPVINYAQWRTASITEQSGVYAGTRMRLADPLSLVLGGRLSWYKDDAGYSVAREFTPYAGVVYDLDKQHSVYASWTEIFQPQASTDANAQPLKPISGTNYEAGVKGEYFGGALNASAAVFQIRQQNRGVDDLNGPNPCPGSTWGYCQRASGEVRSEGVELDVAGALTPDWQLSAGYTYVKAQFTRDSDPANIGKDFNSRYPRQQLKLATSYRLSGAAQGWRVGASVYGQGATESSDGSYHLRQGRYAILGLNAAWQVDSRAELRLNVNNALDKHYYQSIYSDVFGNLPGAPRNVMLTLNYKL, encoded by the coding sequence ATGCCGCACGCTTTGCAAATTGCCATTTCGACACCGCGTCTTTCCGCACTGCGCCCGCTGGCGCAAGCGGCAGCGACCCTGTGCCTGGCCGCCAGCCTGCCGGCCTTGGCCCAGCAGGCCGCGCCCGAGCAGACCATGGGCGGCGTGTCGGTGACGGCGGGACGCGATGCGGCGACGGAAGGCAGCGGCTCCTACACGACGGGCGTGAGCAATACGGCAACCAGGCTGAACATGTCGCTGCGCGAGACGCCGCAGTCGGTCAGCGTGCTGACGCGCCAGCAGATCGACGACCTGGGCATCACCACCCTCGATGACGCCGTGCAGTCGATCACGGGGCTGGTCATGCAAAAAGGTAACTTCACGGGCGATTCGGGCAGCTTCAGCGCGCGCGGCTTTCCCGTCGAGAACATCCTGTTCGATGGCTTGCCGACCAGCCTGGGCGCGAACGGCACCTTCAATGGCGACAATGACGACCTGGCCATCTACGACCGCATCGAGGTGGTGCGCGGCGCCACGGGCCTGACGACGGGCAGCGGTACGCCCAGCGCCGCCATCAATCTGGTGCGCAAGCGCCCGACGGCCACGCCGCAGGCGTCGTTCTCGGCCAGCGTGGGCAGCTGGAGCAACTACCGCCTGGAAGCCGACGCGGCCAACGCGCTCAACGAAGCGAAGACGCTGCGCGGGCGCGTCGTCGTGACGGTGCAGGACAAGCAGGACTACGTCGACGTGCTGCATGGCCATAATCACCAGCTGTACGGCGTCATCGAGGCCGACCTGCGCCCCGATACCACGTTGACTCTGGGCGCGCACTACCGCAAGACCGATAACGACGGCGTTGTGACGGGCGTGGTGACGGCCGCCGACGGCAGCTTCCTGCAGTTGCCCCGCTCCACCTACCTGGGCACCGACTTCGATGACTGGCGCCAGACGGACAAGACCCTCTTCGCCGAACTGGAACACCGCTTCGGCAACGGCTGGAAGGCCAGGCTGGCGGCCACGCGCAAGACGCCCGAGATCGACACGACGTTTTCCGGCATCAACCGCCGCGGCGATACCCTGCGCTTCAATTCGCAGAGCTACCGCGCCGAGCTGGCCAACACCAGCTACGAAGCGTATGCCAGCGGCAGTTACAGCCTGTTCGGCCGCCAGCACGAGCTGACGGTCGGCGCCAGCCACCGCCGCTCGTCGAAAAACAGCTATGGCGGCTGGGCGCCGTACAGCTGGGGTGCGGCGGCGCCCGTGATCGACCCGTTCAACTGGGACACGGGCAGCGTGCCGCGCCCCGTCATCAACTACGCGCAGTGGCGCACGGCCAGCATCACCGAGCAAAGCGGCGTGTATGCCGGCACGCGCATGCGCCTGGCCGATCCGCTGTCGCTGGTGCTGGGCGGTCGCCTGAGCTGGTACAAAGACGACGCCGGCTACTCGGTGGCGCGCGAATTCACGCCGTACGCCGGTGTCGTGTATGACCTCGACAAGCAGCACTCCGTGTACGCCAGCTGGACCGAGATCTTCCAGCCGCAGGCGTCCACGGACGCCAACGCGCAGCCATTGAAGCCGATCAGCGGCACCAACTACGAAGCCGGCGTGAAGGGCGAATACTTCGGCGGCGCCCTCAATGCCAGCGCGGCCGTGTTCCAGATCCGCCAGCAGAATCGCGGCGTGGACGACCTCAATGGTCCCAATCCCTGCCCCGGCAGCACCTGGGGCTATTGCCAGCGCGCGTCGGGCGAAGTGCGCAGCGAAGGCGTGGAACTGGACGTGGCGGGTGCGCTGACGCCCGACTGGCAGCTGTCGGCCGGCTATACCTATGTGAAGGCGCAATTTACGCGCGACAGCGATCCGGCCAATATCGGCAAGGATTTCAACAGCCGCTATCCGCGCCAGCAGCTCAAGCTGGCCACCAGCTACCGCCTGTCGGGCGCGGCGCAGGGCTGGCGCGTCGGCGCCTCCGTGTACGGGCAGGGCGCGACGGAATCGAGCGACGGCAGCTATCACCTGCGCCAGGGCCGCTACGCGATCCTGGGTCTGAACGCGGCCTGGCAGGTCGACAGCCGCGCCGAGCTGCGCCTGAACGTCAACAATGCGCTCGACAAGCATTATTACCAGAGCATTTATTCCGATGTCTTCGGCAACCTGCCCGGCGCGCCGCGCAACGTGATGCTGACGCTCAATTACAAGCTGTAA
- a CDS encoding PepSY-associated TM helix domain-containing protein, whose amino-acid sequence MNAVKVDKVAKTPQQGGLRQAMAWLHTWSGLWISWLLFAIFMTGTLAVFDDPIGHWMTPEHALEEAAHANDPPLPKVTDRGHRLELALDFMAKEHPKADMWEIWPVQRPGHGLSAYWFQPSGGYGSADLDPLTGAVVEHAREATERETIGGHHFVDFHYELHAGRIGVWIVGITTMIMLVALVSGVITHKRIFKDFFTFRPAKGQRSWLDAHNAVAVLTLPFQFMIAYTGLAFFSDDYVPAPVVAQYGMENGKRAFLADWNDAGKPERSGQPLAIPALESFAQRAEQAIGQEIRAVVLDNPNDASMRVCMYGWNEDTELLTRLSANTGRACYALATGEQTALRLPGKSDTGGAGLTRTVMSNLHMVGFGGTPMRWLYFFCGLAGTAMMGTGAILFMVKRRQRSGGEFGAYTQRVYRVIECLNVAAIAGLAIACVGFLWANRLIPVGIEQRAGWEVRAFFGVWFVMLVHACLRAEKRAWIEQLCLLAALCLLLPVLNVLTTGDSLVAQIARGDWESAGVELCSMAFGLLAAWGAWKVHKRKEKAARKAAGKESQAPSASLQVTTEGQS is encoded by the coding sequence ATGAACGCCGTCAAGGTGGACAAGGTGGCGAAGACGCCACAGCAGGGCGGCTTGCGCCAGGCCATGGCCTGGCTGCATACGTGGAGCGGCCTGTGGATTTCCTGGCTGCTGTTCGCCATCTTCATGACCGGTACCCTGGCCGTCTTCGACGACCCGATCGGCCACTGGATGACGCCCGAACACGCGCTGGAAGAGGCGGCGCACGCGAACGATCCGCCGCTGCCGAAGGTCACGGACCGCGGACACCGTCTGGAGCTGGCCCTGGACTTCATGGCGAAAGAGCATCCGAAGGCGGACATGTGGGAAATCTGGCCCGTGCAGCGTCCGGGCCATGGCCTGTCCGCCTACTGGTTCCAGCCCAGCGGCGGCTATGGTTCGGCGGATCTCGATCCGCTGACGGGCGCTGTCGTCGAGCATGCGCGCGAGGCGACCGAGCGCGAAACCATCGGCGGCCACCATTTCGTCGATTTCCACTACGAGCTGCACGCGGGCCGCATCGGTGTCTGGATCGTCGGCATCACCACCATGATCATGCTGGTGGCGCTGGTCAGCGGCGTCATCACGCACAAGCGCATCTTCAAGGATTTCTTCACCTTCCGTCCGGCGAAAGGGCAGCGCTCGTGGCTCGACGCGCACAACGCGGTGGCCGTGCTGACCCTGCCGTTCCAGTTCATGATCGCCTATACGGGCCTGGCCTTCTTCAGCGACGACTATGTGCCTGCCCCCGTGGTGGCCCAATATGGCATGGAAAACGGCAAGCGCGCCTTCCTGGCCGACTGGAACGATGCGGGCAAGCCCGAGCGGTCGGGCCAGCCGCTGGCCATTCCCGCGCTGGAGTCGTTCGCGCAGCGCGCCGAGCAGGCCATCGGCCAGGAAATCCGCGCCGTGGTGCTGGACAACCCGAACGACGCCTCCATGCGCGTGTGCATGTACGGCTGGAATGAGGACACGGAACTGCTCACGCGCCTCAGCGCCAACACGGGCAGGGCCTGCTATGCGCTGGCCACGGGCGAGCAGACCGCCTTGCGCCTGCCGGGCAAGTCGGACACGGGCGGCGCAGGCCTGACGCGCACCGTCATGTCGAACCTGCACATGGTCGGCTTCGGCGGCACGCCGATGCGCTGGCTGTACTTCTTCTGCGGCCTGGCCGGCACGGCCATGATGGGCACCGGCGCCATCCTGTTCATGGTCAAGCGCCGCCAGCGCTCCGGCGGCGAATTCGGCGCCTATACGCAGCGCGTGTACCGCGTCATCGAATGCCTGAACGTGGCGGCGATCGCCGGCCTGGCCATCGCCTGCGTGGGCTTCCTGTGGGCCAACCGCCTGATCCCCGTCGGCATCGAGCAGCGCGCCGGCTGGGAAGTGCGCGCCTTCTTCGGCGTGTGGTTCGTGATGCTCGTGCATGCCTGCCTGCGCGCGGAAAAGCGCGCGTGGATCGAACAACTGTGCCTGCTGGCCGCCCTGTGCCTGCTGCTGCCCGTGCTGAATGTGCTCACGACAGGCGACAGCCTGGTGGCGCAGATCGCGCGCGGCGACTGGGAAAGCGCCGGCGTGGAACTGTGCAGCATGGCGTTCGGCCTGCTGGCCGCCTGGGGCGCGTGGAAAGTCCACAAGCGCAAGGAAAAAGCGGCCAGGAAGGCCGCCGGCAAGGAAAGCCAGGCGCCATCGGCCAGCCTGCAAGTCACTACGGAAGGACAGTCATGA
- a CDS encoding DUF3325 domain-containing protein, with the protein MINTILCALGLSYAGMASLSLAMDRHHGQVWGRDAAPNVRRALQLAGAILLALAIWPCVAGWSATVGVVAWLGFLSAGALLVALLLPYAPKVLFRSSLLAAVAALAGLVTFLQ; encoded by the coding sequence ATGATCAACACCATACTCTGCGCGCTGGGCCTGTCGTATGCGGGCATGGCCAGCCTCTCGCTGGCGATGGACCGCCATCACGGCCAGGTCTGGGGGCGCGACGCCGCGCCGAATGTGCGGCGTGCGCTGCAACTGGCGGGCGCCATCCTGCTGGCGCTGGCCATCTGGCCCTGCGTGGCTGGCTGGAGCGCCACCGTCGGCGTGGTCGCCTGGCTGGGCTTCCTGTCGGCCGGCGCGCTGCTGGTGGCCCTGCTACTGCCGTATGCACCCAAAGTACTGTTTCGTAGTTCCCTGCTGGCAGCCGTCGCCGCGCTGGCAGGGCTTGTGACGTTCCTGCAGTAA